CTCTGATTTGTTAGGACTTGGCTTGCAAGTTATGAGTGTGATCCCACTGTTAGTTCTGCGCTCTGTCTTCACCGAGACCTCTCTTTCATTTCCTCCCTGCAGAAGTCCTCCGTGGTAGCGTGGTAGGCCCTTACCCTGCACCACGCACAGTAGATGGCTGAACTGCTTTTCGCACTTAGGCCTAGCACACGCACCAGTCTCAGAGTGGATTTGGTTGCAGATGTTCTTCTCTCCTGCTTCTCAGGTGGATCATCTACCTTTCCCAGCAGAGTTGGCCCCCAACTTAAAGTGGCTAACAGCTACCAGGAACCGCCTGGTTTTGTGTTTATCACTTGTGTTTTTCGTGTCTGATCCAGTGAATGGCTTGGTGTAGCTCTCTAGCCAGTGTCTTGTAGCTCCTACCAAATGACTGGATGAGACTAAGGGATTAGATCACTCACTATACTGTAATATGGCTCCATACTATCCTTGCGGGGTGTTTCCATGAAGTTGAtcgtcaactcacagtgaccctgtgggagagtagagctgcctctttggatttctgagctTGGAGTCTGTACAGGAATagacaacctcatcattctcctggagCTGCTGCTGACTTCAAACCACTGATAGTGTAGCTAGCAGGTTTACTGTATAATCTGGGATGTCACTAGAGCTGCTCCCCTCCCTAGtggggtgggactatgcaaataaagGTGCATGGAGTCCTAATGTGagcattggtcagttttgccatcttgCTAGGTTTAAGGTGAACCATCTCAGAGCCTGAAAGGGGGGAATCTCACtgtcaagaaagaagaggcagaggGAGCATGCATGCCTCTATGCCGAACTTCCTTGGTCCAGGagacaaactgcttctggtgagaGGTAAAAAGAAGCAGAGGTGGAGACTTGCAGCAACGTAACAAGAGATGAGCAGGAGCCAgagcacagtgggcttcctggtccatggagcagggagagctgagtgccttggggTAAGGGGCGAGAGGCAGGAGGTTTGCTTAGCAGAGTGGGTATCAAATCAGCAgagctaaaagagctttgtaacacagGCTGGGAGCTTGTGGTTCAGTGCTGGAGGAGCAGAGAAGCGTGCCTGTGGACATAGCTCAGATGCTATCCTGACCTGAGAACTATCCTGAGCTGTTTCCGTTCTGAGTTGTAACCTTTCAACTTCTCCTGACAGACCCTGTAATTGTCAGTGAGCTCAGAACTCTCCAATCAAACCGAGGGAGTGTGATGGTTGGTGCCAGACTTGGGGGAAAGGTTGGTAGGTGGAGACATGTCTGGCTCCTCCTTCAGCGGAATGGCCCTTGTGAGGTTTGAGACAGTCAGACACTACCTCCACACCATTTCTGCACAATTTGCTGCTGTTAGCATGCTccctgttggtttgttttgtttttttatcattttaacctAGCAATCCTTAGATTTTTGAATCAGTGGTCATATTCTCAACAAGGACAGTATTGTATATCAGTGTTGAATTTTTATGACTGCATTTTTGCCCCTTTAGCATGTGAAAGGGAGAATTGCGCTTTTTTTGCACTAAGCCAACCATAACCGTGTCGTGGCTGTGATGCTCTGTCCTTCTGTATGTTGTTGGGCTCGGTTTGCTGAGCTTTGTTCAGTGTGTGGTTCTTGTGTCGTCTCACATGGTGGACATGCAGAACCTGTGCAACTTCAAGGGGCGTCAGGGCCGAGATCATCCCAGCGCTGGTCGCTCTCCCCTCAAACCTTGTCGGCCATCCCTCTGATACCCCCTGCCCTCAAGTCTTTTCACCAAGTAAGTCTAAATATAGCCATCCTTCCCATGCACACGCTCTGCCTCTCTGCCCGTTCAGCAAGCCATTGcagtaaccacatggtcagcatcaGGTTGTCACCCTTCTTCAGTGCAGGACAGCTCTGCTCTCATGACCACGCAGGCCTCCTGAGGACAGGCTTTTCTTGGCCCTCCATTTGTCACCCCAAACTTGGCCTCAGGACCCTTTGGGCCTCTTGTCTTTGGTGTTTTAGCCCTTGTCCCCTGTTGGCCTTCTGTCTTTgtcctcctcttttccttctttctggcTTAAAAATCTCTGACCGTGATACGAATGAGAGCATGTATGAAGAGGCTttgaaaaagtttgtggggaaattaattatctttaaattacattttcccataaactttgtgaagcccccatATCCATAAATGACTTTTCAGGTTCAAGGCATGGCCCCCCCACTAGGGCCAGGAACCTATTAGCCTAGATAGTTTGGATAACTTGGTGAAGTGCACCATCACCTTCTGTTCTATGGAAGATTTTCTAAGTTTAAATTTGTTCCAACTGATAGAACTCTCCAGCTTAGGTGTCTGGGCCTAGCCATTTAATTAGCTTCAGTAACTTTAGGCTTTGAGGAGTTTAGGGTTTTCACCTGTGTTTGTCGCGTATGTCTGTGGGTCTGTTGTGGTGCCTCCTTTCCCATGCCTGTTTGTGGTGATTGTGTGTCTTCAGACAAGCACCCCTGAGAGTTGTTGGCTTCACTTGGTCTTTCTGTTAGCTTCATGGGTCCCTGaaagtttgggttttttatttctttaatttgattttcttcctttATCTTGCTATTCATTTTCTAACGTATTTGCATCATTTCTTTTCTAATGAATGCATTAAAGATGGTTGTGTCTCCTGTTGAGGTATACTGCATTGCTGTATTGTACATGAGTTAAGAACATTTCTTTAATTCCTTGAGTGTTGTCTTTGACTCCTGGTTCATTTACGAGTATGTTTCTTAGCCGCCACACATACAGGAACCTTCTTACCGTTTCATTGCTCGTGTTTTGCATTGCGTTTTGGTCACAGAATATCTTGTTTGAGATCACATCTGTAATGGGTTGGCCTGCCTATCCCGCGTGTACCCCCTGCCCTCCCCGTCACTTGCCTTagacctgggctttgggctctgtCCTCTGAGAAGCTTAATCAAACCATTGGGTTTTGAGAATCTTCTGCTGTCTCATTTCCTTGGGTTATTGTTGCCCTTTCCAGTTTGAACTGACCACCTatcaccaccacccctttttttGGTCATCTCTTTTAATTACTAACAAAGAACTTTTCTCTTGGCTTTGCCCTTTTCTGTGGGGAGATTGATCCCGAGAGCCTGCACCATTTTTCCGCTGTTTCTGCTCACTGCCAGGCTCTGAATTGGAGGTGGGGCAGGGCACCTTTTCTCAAGAGGCTGGGACTGAGAGTGAGGTTGCAAGCAGTGCCACTGGCTATGGGCTGTCTTCCTCCGTTGACTTTCTAAAGCTGAGTCCTCTGCAGTCAGCCTGGTTTTTCTGGGTGCCTGTCTGGCTTGCGTCTGCGGTGCGATGTCATTCAGAGGCTGTAGTAAAAGACTCGGTGGGAGCCAGAGTCCCTCTTGTCCTGTGTCTGTCTGTAGAGTAGTATCTGGATGGAGGGACGTGGGTAACACAGTAACACATTGGTTCCCAAGCTTATTTGACCCATTTCCCCTGTCCCAGAGAAAATGACCTTGCACCCCCCTGGCACAGGATAAATTCTGCAGCCCCTCCTCTAGGGGGCAGTGTCGCACACTCGGGGAACAAGCATTTAGAGCACAGACCCAGAATTGAGCCCCACTGCAAATGCGGATTGGTTGCTTGCAGAGAACTGACATGTGGCCCCACTTTGCTGGTGTCCTGGCCTTGGCACTGGTGGCTGGGCTAGAGAGATGTGGCAACCTCACTGTGAGCTCCCCATTTTAAACTTCATGTGGGTGGTTTCTGCCTGCCACCAGGAGCATGAGCACACACGGTGATGCTGGTTGCTGGGCAGGGACCTTCCATTGAGTAGATTACGTCTGCTGCTCCCTGTGGGTAGCGGGTGCCGAGAAGTCTGTCAGAGCAGGCTCCTGGCTTGGGGCAGTCACTTCCAAGATGCTTCAATGCCTTGACCCGGAAGTGGTTGTCTCTGGCTGCAGTGAGGACTGGGGCAGTGTCTTTGAACTTAAAGAAGCTGGTCTTGGGCACTGGCACCTCTGCTGGGGTGCTTTTCAGTACCCAGGGCCAAGGGTCAGTAATGACCAGTCTCCTTCTTTGATGCCACTCTGAGCCAAGAGAAGATCAAGAGGGATGGGCTGTACTACATGTCAGAGAAagagggggcgggggcaggagaGGAGCGGGGACATCTTTGGTACCCTCAGGTACATAAGAATTGAATTGATCATAGTACTGGCATGCACCACTCTCATGGGTCCCCACACGCCATCTTCCACGTGTCTTTATagctcattatttttaatcacattgtCAGCATTGGAGCCTCACTCCGAGGGAAGGCTCAGCCCTTTGCTCGGGCGCTCTCACTCCCAGAGGCTGTGTGGGGTCTCAGGCAGCACTGTGAGTAAGGTGCCTCTTTGACCCCCACCAGATGCACATAGGAAGTAGCCCGGCTAGGGAGAGACCACGCTGGTGGTCAGCggtgaggccccaggcctgggtgaggGTCTGTGACTGACAGGGAGAAGTGTCCAGATCTGTTCTTGCTGGGCGGAAACAGGGCCTCAGGGCTCTTCCTCAGAGGGTTTGAGGTCAGGTCCTCGCAGCAGGTTCCTCACGGCTTCATACATTTGAAGTTAGATGTGCCTTAGTTTTGTCACTTAAGAactaggtttttgtttgttgttgttagatgccatcaagtcagttccaacccatagtgaccccgtgcacaacagaacaaaaccctgccctgtgtgcgccatcctcaccatggtccctgtgcctgagcccaccgttgcagccactgtgcccgtccacctcattgagggcctgcctctttgtcgcaactgctccacttgaccaagcgtgatgttaggtttttgtttgttttcattgaatACCTCATATCAAACTGATTGCTTCTCTCTTTTGTGTTTATCCTTCCCTCCCTTTAACAGATTGTGGAAGGTGAGTGCCTTCATATttggggcgtggggtgggggtgcagggttCTTGCCGGACAGCCCTCTGGGGCAAGGATGAAGGCTGGGAGACATCTCTGAAGACGTTGCACATTCAGGCCTCTCTTGCTTGGGGAGGTTCCACTTCCTACACTGACTTGGGAGGAAGTTGCCAGCCTTAAAATGGACATTGGCTCAGCCCTCTGCGGGAGGGATGGGGGTCTCtgtggggtggggcatgggaacaGAACTCGTGGCCTTTTCCAGTCGGGGAGGGTGGGTAGGCAGTCTGGGGAGGTCCTGACTTGATATCACCCCTCAAACCTTAGAAAGGAGGCGTCCCCGGAGGACTGCCAGGAGACTGCGCCAGGACCATGCTGACAGCTGTGTGGTGAGCAGTGACGATGACGATTTGCCCAGAGACAGAGATGTGTACGTgactccacccacccccagaaACGCCAGAGAGGAGGGCACGACAGGACTCAGGTACAGCCCTTTCTCAGGGCGAGGGTCTCAAGGGCTTTCCAGGGCTTCAGTGCCCACCCAGGATGCAGAGGGAGCGGGTTGCAGAGCTGGCCTGCGCTGCCCCGGGGACCATGCTGGGTCAGGGACTAGGAGGCGAATGGAGATACCTGGGCCAGGTGTGAAGGACAGGCGCACAGCCCCGAGCTGCCGACACCAGGAAGGTGGAGTGGGCCCAGCTGGCTGTGGATGGAGCTGGCATTGAGGCTCAGGCCCTGGCTTTACTCTCTTAAGATTCGAGGTGGCATTGAGGGGTTGGTATATGCTTGCTGGGGTGAGGACAGGGGTCCTCTGGTATTAGCACCCTTAATTACTGCCCTTGGACAGCCTGCTTCTAACAAGCAGATCTGCGGGGTACCTGTGCTGGGGCAGGAAAGGCTCTGGTAGAAGGAAGCTCTCTGAGGGACTTCCTCAGACAGTGAcaagatcccctgtgtttctaggtcctctGGCACAGTCAGCTGTCCAATCTGCATGGATGGATACTCCGAGGTAAGCCAGCCTTCTGGCCTGGGTGGGAACCACACCAGTGACTGGGGTTAGGAAGTCCTTCTGGTCAGCATGGGGCTGGTCTGTGTGTACTGAGGGAGAACGTGTGGTCCCAGCCTGACCCTACGCAGAAACTGCAGATAGTTTCTGCCCCCTCTGCCTAGTCCAGCAGCCCTGAACCTTACTGAGCCCTACGTCTTCCATGCACTGAGACCGCTCATGACCCTCAAGCTGCTGCCACAGTCCCACCAGGGAGGAAACCCCAGAGATCCCACCTTTGCCTGATGGGGCCCCTGGCCACGGTCACCTAAACTCCTGGCTTCGTGTCTTTCTAGATTGTGCAGAATGGCCGTCTCATCGTGTCTACAGAATGTGGCCACGTGTTCTGCAGCCAGTGCCTCCGAGATTCCCTTAAAACCTCCAGTACCTGTCCGACCTGTAGGAAAAAGATCAGCCACAAACGGTACCACCCCATTTATATATGAGGTCAATGGCTGCTCA
The Tenrec ecaudatus isolate mTenEca1 chromosome 3, mTenEca1.hap1, whole genome shotgun sequence DNA segment above includes these coding regions:
- the RNF4 gene encoding E3 ubiquitin-protein ligase RNF4 yields the protein MSTRKRRGGAAHSRQAQKRTRDVRSTPEMAVEAEPIELVESAGDEIVDLTCESLEPVVVDLTHNDSVVIVEERRRPRRTARRLRQDHADSCVVSSDDDDLPRDRDVYVTPPTPRNAREEGTTGLRSSGTVSCPICMDGYSEIVQNGRLIVSTECGHVFCSQCLRDSLKTSSTCPTCRKKISHKRYHPIYI